One stretch of Chryseobacterium sp. LJ668 DNA includes these proteins:
- a CDS encoding DinB family protein — MTQSLKSLYTRDLNKLKTEIESYQNEEALWKIDKDILNSGGNLCLHLVGNLKHFFGAILGNSGYVRNREEEFSLKNIPKSELIQQVEETLNVVISTLDQLSKEDLAKEYPIEPLGYKMTTEYFLIHLFGHLSYHLGQINYHRRLLDVN, encoded by the coding sequence ATGACACAATCTTTAAAATCACTATACACCAGAGATTTAAATAAATTAAAAACAGAAATTGAATCTTATCAAAACGAAGAAGCACTGTGGAAAATTGATAAAGACATTTTAAATTCCGGAGGAAATCTTTGCCTTCATTTGGTGGGAAATCTTAAACATTTCTTTGGAGCAATCCTTGGAAATTCAGGATATGTAAGAAATCGTGAAGAAGAATTTTCATTAAAAAACATTCCAAAATCTGAATTGATTCAACAAGTTGAAGAAACTTTAAATGTTGTTATTTCGACACTTGATCAACTTTCTAAAGAAGATTTGGCAAAAGAATATCCTATTGAGCCATTAGGTTACAAAATGACGACAGAGTATTTTCTGATTCATTTGTTTGGGCATTTGAGTTATCATTTGGGACAGATTAATTACCATAGAAGGTTGTTGGATGTGAATTAA
- a CDS encoding mannose-1-phosphate guanylyltransferase — translation MSKSDTYCVIMAGGIGSRFWPLSTQKFPKQFQDILGTGRTMIQQTYDRISKMIPDENIFVITNKEYVSLSHQQLPEIPEDNIVGEPLMKNTAACNLYMANKIAAINPDATMVVLPADHLILKEDIFIEKLKLAFQQAAANDYLVTLGITPTRPDTGYGYIQFVDKKDSDYFKVKTFTEKPILELAKSFLESGDFLWNAGIFIWNVKSIQKAFEIYLPEMTQHFTACEYNSEAEKNCIELIYPKVQKISIDNGILEKAKNVYVIPADLGWSDLGTWTSVFENSEKDEFQNSINTKNSMTYEAEGNIIHIKNNSKAIVIDGLKDYIVVDTEKVLLICPRDHDQLIKEYVLDLKSIKKGDKFM, via the coding sequence ATGTCAAAATCAGATACATACTGTGTGATTATGGCGGGAGGAATCGGCAGCAGATTCTGGCCTCTGAGCACACAAAAATTCCCAAAACAGTTTCAGGATATATTAGGAACAGGCAGAACGATGATTCAGCAGACTTATGACAGAATAAGTAAAATGATTCCTGACGAAAATATATTTGTCATCACCAATAAAGAATATGTGAGTCTGTCTCACCAGCAACTGCCGGAAATTCCGGAAGATAATATTGTCGGTGAGCCCTTGATGAAAAACACTGCGGCGTGCAATCTTTACATGGCAAATAAAATTGCAGCAATCAATCCTGATGCTACGATGGTGGTGTTGCCCGCTGATCATTTAATCCTAAAGGAAGATATTTTTATAGAAAAATTAAAATTGGCGTTTCAACAGGCCGCTGCCAACGATTATCTGGTGACTTTAGGAATTACCCCGACCCGTCCCGACACCGGATACGGATATATTCAGTTTGTTGATAAAAAAGATTCAGACTACTTTAAAGTTAAGACATTTACCGAAAAACCAATCCTTGAATTGGCAAAAAGCTTTTTAGAGAGCGGTGATTTTCTATGGAATGCAGGAATTTTCATCTGGAATGTAAAATCCATACAAAAAGCTTTTGAAATATATCTTCCGGAGATGACCCAGCATTTTACAGCTTGTGAATATAATTCAGAAGCAGAAAAAAACTGTATTGAGCTCATTTATCCTAAAGTGCAGAAAATTTCAATCGACAACGGAATTTTAGAAAAAGCAAAAAATGTGTATGTAATTCCTGCAGATTTGGGCTGGAGCGATCTGGGAACGTGGACTTCAGTTTTTGAAAACAGTGAAAAAGATGAATTTCAAAACTCGATCAACACAAAAAATTCGATGACTTACGAGGCTGAAGGAAATATTATTCATATAAAAAATAACAGTAAAGCAATCGTTATTGACGGGTTGAAGGATTACATTGTAGTAGATACTGAGAAAGTTCTTTTAATTTGTCCCAGAGATCATGATCAGCTGATTAAAGAATATGTTTTAGACTTAAAAAGCATAAAAAAAGGAGATAAATTCATGTAA
- the bcp gene encoding thioredoxin-dependent thiol peroxidase codes for MLKVGDKLPSFEGTNQDGETVNSEKLLGKKLIIFFYPQANTPTCTVEACNLSDNYSRLEKAGFQLLGISGDSVKKQKNFHNKFAFPYDLIADEDLDIIEKFGVWQEKKTFGKTYMGIVRTTFLFDEKGTCTRVIEKVTSKTAAEQILEG; via the coding sequence ATGCTGAAAGTAGGAGATAAATTACCGAGTTTTGAAGGAACCAATCAAGATGGAGAAACCGTAAATTCAGAAAAATTACTTGGGAAGAAACTGATTATTTTCTTTTACCCACAAGCAAACACACCCACTTGTACGGTGGAAGCCTGTAACCTCAGCGACAATTATTCTCGGTTAGAAAAAGCGGGTTTTCAATTGTTGGGAATCAGTGGAGATTCGGTAAAAAAGCAAAAGAACTTTCATAACAAATTTGCTTTTCCTTATGATCTGATTGCGGATGAAGACCTTGACATCATCGAGAAATTTGGGGTTTGGCAGGAAAAGAAAACGTTCGGAAAAACCTATATGGGCATCGTAAGAACGACTTTCCTTTTTGATGAAAAAGGAACCTGCACCCGGGTGATTGAGAAAGTAACTTCAAAAACGGCCGCCGAACAAATTTTAGAAGGATAG
- a CDS encoding GNAT family N-acetyltransferase, translating to MSQRKNLSEKENNNYETERLIIRPMSTDDADLILELYNMPNFIKFIGNRNIKTLSDAENYIKEKFLPQFEKSGFGNYLIVLKEGNQKIGGVGIFEREGLDITDIGFSVLERFEGKGYMYEAAQKIKSIGMDDFGLTKISAITTKDNFSSQKLIEKLGLKFQKYVTLPNEDEELMYYETD from the coding sequence ATGAGCCAAAGAAAAAACCTGTCAGAAAAAGAAAATAATAACTACGAAACCGAAAGGCTGATCATTCGTCCGATGTCTACGGATGATGCAGATCTTATTCTGGAGCTTTATAATATGCCGAATTTTATCAAATTTATTGGCAACCGAAACATCAAGACTCTTTCTGATGCTGAAAATTATATTAAAGAAAAATTTCTCCCTCAGTTTGAAAAATCAGGTTTTGGAAATTATCTTATTGTTCTAAAAGAAGGAAACCAAAAAATAGGCGGAGTCGGAATATTTGAAAGGGAAGGTTTAGATATTACAGACATTGGCTTCTCAGTTCTGGAAAGATTTGAAGGAAAAGGATATATGTATGAGGCAGCTCAGAAAATCAAATCAATCGGCATGGATGACTTCGGTCTGACTAAAATTTCAGCAATCACTACAAAAGACAATTTTTCTTCTCAGAAATTAATCGAAAAATTAGGTTTGAAATTTCAGAAATACGTCACGCTTCCTAATGAAGATGAAGAATTGATGTATTATGAAACGGATTAG
- a CDS encoding endonuclease III domain-containing protein, with protein sequence MTKKQRAELIQIELEKLYPTVPIPLEHTDPFTLMVAVALSAQTTDKKVNQVTPNLFAVAGTPQRMAKLEEFQIKELIKEIGLSNTKAKNLKRMAELLLEKHNGIVPQTYEELEALPGVGHKTASVVMSQGFGFPAFPVDTHIHRLMTQWKLTSGKNVVETERDAKNIWKEEVWNKLHLQIIFYGREYSPARGKGEKDFLTKMLFEK encoded by the coding sequence ATGACAAAAAAGCAAAGAGCAGAGCTTATTCAGATAGAATTAGAGAAATTATATCCTACCGTTCCCATCCCTTTGGAGCACACAGATCCGTTTACTTTGATGGTTGCGGTTGCGCTTTCTGCACAAACTACAGATAAAAAGGTGAATCAGGTGACACCAAATCTTTTCGCTGTGGCGGGAACTCCGCAAAGAATGGCAAAACTTGAAGAATTTCAAATCAAAGAACTCATTAAAGAAATCGGACTTTCAAATACAAAAGCCAAGAATCTAAAAAGGATGGCAGAACTTCTTTTGGAAAAACATAATGGAATCGTCCCTCAAACTTATGAAGAATTGGAAGCTTTGCCCGGAGTTGGTCATAAAACTGCTTCTGTAGTCATGAGTCAGGGCTTTGGATTTCCAGCTTTTCCCGTCGATACGCACATTCACAGATTAATGACGCAATGGAAGCTGACATCAGGAAAAAACGTCGTAGAAACGGAAAGAGACGCAAAAAATATTTGGAAAGAAGAAGTCTGGAATAAACTTCACCTTCAGATTATTTTTTACGGAAGAGAATATTCTCCCGCAAGAGGAAAGGGAGAGAAAGATTTTCTGACTAAAATGTTGTTTGAGAAATAA